A region from the Streptomyces sp. 3214.6 genome encodes:
- a CDS encoding AI-2E family transporter, translating to MAPTDETGHIARHPSPLGTTPPTGPPPADGGTAQGARMPGWLPRAMVLALALVAAFQLGTWAFHQLIGLLLNILIAFFLALAIEPAVSRMAARGMRRGLATFLVFFGLLIVVAGFFTLLGSMLAGQIIKMIEGFPEYLDSVINWVNTTFHTDLRRVDIQEGLLHSGWLRKYAQNSAAGVLDVSTQVLGGLFRLLTIALFSFYFAADGPRLRRGLCSVLPPAKQAEVLRAWEIAVDKTGGYLYSRGLMALISGVAHYVLLEVLGIPYAPVLAVWVGVVSQFIPTIGTYLAGALPMLIAFTVSPLYALWVLIFVVVYQQFENYMLQPKLTAKTVDIHPAVAFGSVIAGTALLGAVGALIAIPAVATLQAFLGAYVKRYDVTDDPRVHGHRGRGEGPGPLTRARSLWARLRDRAGSGSREGAG from the coding sequence GTGGCACCCACTGACGAGACCGGGCATATCGCCCGGCACCCATCCCCGCTCGGCACGACGCCGCCCACCGGGCCGCCCCCGGCCGACGGCGGCACCGCTCAGGGTGCCCGCATGCCGGGCTGGCTTCCGCGCGCCATGGTGCTCGCGCTCGCTCTCGTCGCGGCCTTCCAACTGGGCACCTGGGCCTTCCACCAGCTCATCGGCCTGCTGCTCAACATCCTGATCGCGTTCTTCCTGGCTCTCGCCATAGAACCCGCGGTCAGCCGAATGGCTGCCCGCGGGATGCGCAGGGGGCTCGCCACCTTCCTGGTCTTCTTCGGCCTGCTGATCGTGGTCGCCGGTTTCTTCACGCTCCTCGGCTCGATGCTCGCGGGGCAGATCATCAAGATGATCGAGGGCTTCCCGGAGTACCTCGACTCCGTGATCAACTGGGTCAACACCACGTTCCACACCGACCTCAGGCGCGTGGACATCCAAGAGGGGCTGCTGCACTCCGGCTGGCTGAGGAAGTACGCCCAGAACAGTGCCGCCGGTGTGCTGGACGTCTCCACGCAGGTCCTCGGCGGTCTCTTCCGACTGCTGACGATCGCCCTGTTCTCGTTCTACTTCGCCGCCGACGGCCCTCGCCTGCGTCGCGGACTGTGCTCCGTCCTGCCGCCCGCCAAGCAGGCAGAGGTGCTGCGCGCGTGGGAGATCGCCGTCGACAAGACCGGCGGATACCTGTACTCGCGCGGGCTGATGGCGTTGATCTCCGGTGTGGCGCACTACGTACTGCTGGAGGTCCTTGGCATTCCGTACGCGCCCGTGCTCGCCGTCTGGGTGGGCGTGGTCTCGCAGTTCATCCCGACCATCGGCACGTATCTCGCCGGTGCCCTGCCCATGCTGATCGCCTTCACCGTCTCGCCCCTGTACGCCCTGTGGGTGCTGATCTTCGTCGTGGTCTACCAGCAGTTCGAGAACTACATGCTGCAGCCCAAGCTGACCGCGAAGACCGTCGACATCCACCCCGCCGTCGCCTTCGGCTCGGTCATCGCCGGCACCGCACTCCTGGGCGCCGTCGGCGCGCTGATCGCCATCCCGGCGGTCGCCACGCTCCAGGCCTTCCTGGGTGCCTACGTCAAGCGCTACGACGTCACCGACGACCCCCGCGTCCACGGTCACCGGGGCCGCGGCGAGGGGCCGGGACCGCTCACCCGCGCGCGGTCGCTGTGGGCGCGCCTACGGGACCGGGCGGGCAGCGGGTCGCGGGAAGGGGCCGGCTGA
- a CDS encoding DUF3046 domain-containing protein, with protein MRLTVFWQRMDEHFGVGYAETFARDHVMAELGGRTVHEALAHGWEAKDVWRVVCVVMNVPQEMR; from the coding sequence ATGCGGTTGACGGTCTTCTGGCAGCGGATGGACGAGCACTTCGGCGTGGGATACGCCGAAACCTTCGCGCGCGATCATGTGATGGCGGAACTCGGCGGACGTACGGTGCACGAGGCGCTGGCGCACGGCTGGGAAGCCAAGGACGTGTGGCGCGTGGTGTGCGTGGTGATGAACGTTCCGCAGGAGATGCGCTGA
- a CDS encoding ATP-dependent helicase: MVSSAHRALDGFSPATRGWFTGAFSAPTAAQAGAWQAIGEGADVLVVAPTGSGKTLAAFLAALDQLASTPPPADPKKRCRVLYVSPLKALAVDVERNLRSPLTGIRQESVRLGLPEPEVKVGIRSGDTPPAERRALSTRPPDILITTPESLFLMLTSATRDALTGIETVILDEVHAVAGTKRGAHLALSLERLDELLPKPARRIGLSATVRPVDEVARYLSPHRKVEIVQPKSGKEFDLSVVVPVEDLGELGGSPVADGSEGAERPSIWPHVEERIADLVQAHRSTIVFANSRRLAERLCNRLNEIAYERATGEPLDEHHAPAELMGGSGAAQGAPPVIARAHHGSVSKEQRALVEEDLKAGRLPAVVATSSLELGIDMGAVDLVVQVESPPSVASGLQRVGRAGHQVGAVSTGVVFPKYRGDLVQAAVVTERMRTGSIESLRVPANPLDVLAQQLVAMTALDTWQVDDLLATVRRAAPFASLPESAFTAVLDMLAGRYPSDAFAELRPRVVWDRVAGTVTGRPGAQRLAVTSGGTIPDRGLFGVFLAGADPKKGGGRVGELDEEMVYESRVGDVFTLGTSSWRIEDITRDRVLVSPAPGVPGRLPFWKGDQLGRPLELGRAVGAFLREVGSLAKEDARLRLLTAGLDAWAADNVLSYLDEQRQACGHVPDDRTIVVERFRDELGDWRVVVHSPFGAQVHAPWALALGAKLSERYGMDAQVMHADDGIVLRLPDADLMGLDLLDQEPMKAGTEYDAEQAPVGAADVVFDKGEVDQIVTDQVGGSALFAARFRECAARALLLPRRNPGKRTPLWQQRQRAAQLLQVASEFGSFPIVLEAVRECLQDVFDVPGLVELMGDLESRKVRLVEVTTPEPSPFARSLLFGYVAQFLYEGDSPLAERRAAALSLDSRLLAELLGQAELRELLDAEVLTELERELQWLTEDRRAKDIEGVADLLRLLGPLTDAELAERGAEPHWARELAAARRAIRVRIAGADHWAAIEDAGRLRDALGTALPVGVPEAFTEPVKDPLGDLLARHARTHGPFTSTTAAARFGLGVAVTEGALQRLAASGRVVQGEFHPAGMGQEWCDATVLRRLRRRSLAALRHELEPVPPPALAQFLPQWQHIGTGHSLRGIDGLVRAVEQLQGASVPASALEKLVLPSRVRDYTPAMLDELTAAGEVVWAGAGALPGKDGWVSLYVADAAPLLLPPPHPLELTALHQSVLDALSGGYGLFFRQIADQIRATTHPDATDPQLADAVWDLAWSGRLTNDTLAPMRSLLGSGRTAGSTAHRAKRTIPRGRYGSLTAAARPASRSGPPTVAGRWSLLPAHEPDPTVRAHALARTLLDRHGVVTRGAVAAEGVEGGFSATYRILSVFEESGQARRGYVVEGLGAAQFAMDGAVDRLRAVAAARDRGEPLPGPNTATNTGTDRGTGTPNGFAFPDGLPSDDAWDLPDLDAAFSSPFDAPKAPAAPDEYVSPRDFASPGAGGPRGGGFPTGSGFPGRPDRGQAPHGRGPHRTTSRASRAVVLAAADPANAYGAALGWPEPPSGAGHKPGRKAGSLVVLVDGELTLYMERGGKTLLAWPATPDGEDTPAHDPRLHAAAEALADAARAGSLGTVTVERVNGASALTSPIGALLEGAGFIATPRGLRLRA; encoded by the coding sequence ATGGTCAGCTCCGCACACCGAGCCCTCGACGGCTTCTCCCCCGCGACCCGCGGCTGGTTCACGGGGGCGTTCTCCGCGCCCACCGCGGCCCAGGCGGGGGCGTGGCAGGCCATCGGCGAGGGTGCGGACGTGCTGGTGGTCGCCCCGACCGGCTCCGGCAAGACCCTGGCCGCCTTCCTCGCCGCCCTGGACCAGCTCGCCTCGACGCCGCCGCCCGCGGACCCGAAGAAGCGCTGCCGCGTCCTGTACGTCTCTCCTCTCAAGGCCCTCGCGGTCGACGTGGAGCGCAACCTGCGCAGCCCCCTGACCGGCATCCGCCAGGAGTCCGTGCGCCTCGGCCTGCCCGAGCCGGAGGTCAAGGTCGGCATCCGCTCGGGCGACACTCCGCCCGCCGAGCGCCGAGCGCTGTCCACGCGCCCGCCGGACATTCTGATCACGACCCCCGAGTCCCTGTTCCTGATGCTGACGTCGGCCACGCGCGACGCACTGACCGGCATCGAGACCGTGATCCTGGACGAGGTGCACGCGGTCGCCGGCACCAAGCGCGGCGCACACCTCGCGCTCTCCCTGGAGCGGCTCGACGAACTGCTGCCGAAGCCGGCCCGCCGCATCGGCCTCTCGGCGACGGTCCGCCCGGTCGACGAGGTCGCCCGCTATCTCTCCCCGCACCGCAAGGTGGAGATCGTCCAGCCGAAGTCCGGCAAGGAGTTCGACCTTTCGGTCGTCGTCCCCGTGGAGGACCTGGGCGAGCTGGGCGGCTCCCCGGTCGCCGACGGCTCCGAGGGAGCGGAGCGCCCGTCGATCTGGCCGCACGTGGAAGAGCGCATCGCGGATCTGGTCCAGGCCCACCGTTCCACGATCGTCTTCGCCAATTCCCGCCGCCTGGCCGAGCGCCTGTGCAACCGCCTGAACGAGATCGCCTACGAGCGGGCCACCGGTGAGCCGCTGGACGAGCATCACGCTCCCGCCGAGCTGATGGGCGGCTCGGGCGCGGCCCAGGGCGCCCCGCCCGTCATCGCGCGCGCCCACCACGGCTCGGTCTCCAAGGAGCAGCGTGCCCTGGTGGAGGAGGACCTCAAGGCGGGCCGTCTCCCCGCGGTGGTCGCCACCTCGAGCCTCGAACTGGGCATCGACATGGGCGCCGTCGACCTGGTGGTCCAGGTCGAGTCCCCGCCCTCGGTGGCCTCCGGCCTCCAGCGAGTCGGCCGCGCGGGACACCAGGTGGGCGCGGTGTCCACGGGCGTCGTGTTCCCCAAGTACCGCGGCGACCTCGTGCAGGCGGCGGTGGTCACCGAGCGGATGCGCACCGGCTCGATCGAGTCCCTCAGGGTGCCCGCCAACCCGCTGGACGTCCTCGCCCAGCAGCTCGTCGCCATGACGGCGCTGGACACGTGGCAGGTGGACGACCTGCTGGCCACGGTCCGCCGGGCCGCCCCCTTCGCCTCCCTCCCCGAGTCCGCGTTCACGGCCGTCCTGGATATGCTCGCGGGCCGCTACCCGTCCGACGCGTTCGCCGAGCTGCGCCCGCGCGTGGTGTGGGACCGCGTCGCCGGCACGGTCACCGGCCGCCCCGGTGCCCAGCGTCTCGCCGTCACCTCCGGCGGCACGATCCCCGACCGTGGCCTCTTCGGTGTCTTCCTCGCGGGCGCCGACCCCAAGAAGGGCGGTGGCCGGGTCGGCGAACTCGACGAGGAGATGGTCTACGAGTCCCGCGTCGGCGACGTCTTCACCCTCGGCACCAGTTCCTGGCGCATCGAGGACATCACCCGCGACCGCGTCCTGGTCTCCCCTGCCCCGGGTGTCCCGGGCCGCCTGCCCTTCTGGAAGGGCGACCAGCTGGGCCGCCCGCTCGAACTCGGCCGCGCGGTGGGCGCGTTCCTGCGCGAGGTCGGCTCGCTGGCCAAGGAGGACGCCCGGCTCCGCCTGCTCACCGCGGGCCTGGACGCGTGGGCGGCCGACAACGTGCTCTCCTACCTGGACGAACAGCGCCAGGCCTGCGGCCATGTCCCGGACGACCGCACGATCGTCGTCGAGCGCTTCCGCGACGAACTCGGCGACTGGCGGGTCGTCGTCCACTCACCCTTCGGCGCCCAGGTCCACGCCCCCTGGGCTCTGGCCCTGGGAGCCAAGCTCTCCGAGCGCTACGGCATGGACGCCCAGGTGATGCACGCCGACGACGGCATCGTCCTGCGGCTGCCCGACGCCGACCTCATGGGCCTGGACCTCCTCGACCAGGAGCCGATGAAGGCCGGCACGGAGTACGACGCCGAACAGGCGCCCGTCGGCGCGGCGGACGTCGTCTTCGACAAGGGCGAGGTCGACCAGATCGTCACCGACCAGGTCGGCGGCTCGGCCCTGTTCGCGGCGCGCTTCCGCGAGTGCGCCGCCCGCGCGCTGCTGCTGCCGCGCCGCAACCCCGGCAAGCGGACCCCGCTGTGGCAGCAGCGCCAGCGCGCCGCCCAACTGCTCCAGGTGGCGAGCGAGTTCGGTTCGTTCCCGATCGTCCTGGAAGCGGTCCGCGAGTGCCTCCAGGACGTCTTCGACGTTCCCGGGCTCGTGGAGCTGATGGGCGACCTGGAGTCCCGCAAGGTGCGCCTGGTCGAGGTCACCACCCCGGAGCCGTCCCCGTTCGCACGCTCCCTCCTCTTCGGCTACGTCGCGCAGTTCCTCTACGAGGGGGACTCCCCGCTCGCCGAGCGCCGCGCCGCCGCCCTCTCCCTCGACTCACGCCTGCTGGCCGAGCTGCTCGGCCAGGCGGAACTGCGCGAACTGCTCGACGCCGAGGTACTCACCGAACTGGAACGGGAACTCCAGTGGCTGACCGAGGACCGCCGGGCCAAGGACATCGAAGGTGTCGCGGACCTCCTGCGCCTCCTCGGCCCGCTCACCGACGCCGAGCTGGCCGAGCGTGGCGCCGAACCGCACTGGGCGCGGGAGCTGGCCGCCGCCCGCCGCGCGATCCGGGTGCGCATCGCGGGCGCCGACCACTGGGCCGCGATCGAGGACGCGGGCCGGCTGCGTGACGCACTCGGCACGGCACTGCCGGTAGGCGTGCCGGAAGCGTTCACGGAGCCGGTCAAGGATCCCCTCGGCGACCTTCTCGCGCGCCACGCCCGGACCCACGGCCCGTTCACGTCCACCACCGCGGCCGCCCGCTTCGGCCTCGGTGTGGCGGTGACGGAGGGCGCCCTGCAGCGGCTCGCGGCGAGTGGGCGCGTCGTCCAGGGCGAGTTCCATCCGGCCGGCATGGGCCAGGAGTGGTGCGACGCCACGGTCCTGCGCAGGTTGCGCCGCCGCTCCCTGGCCGCGCTTCGGCACGAGCTGGAGCCGGTCCCGCCGCCCGCGCTCGCCCAGTTCCTGCCGCAGTGGCAGCACATCGGCACGGGCCACTCCCTGCGCGGCATCGACGGACTGGTGCGGGCCGTCGAACAGCTCCAGGGAGCCTCCGTTCCCGCCTCGGCCCTGGAGAAGCTCGTCCTGCCGTCCCGGGTGCGGGACTACACCCCGGCGATGCTCGACGAGCTCACCGCGGCCGGAGAGGTCGTCTGGGCGGGGGCGGGCGCCCTCCCCGGCAAGGACGGCTGGGTCTCCCTGTACGTGGCGGACGCGGCGCCTCTGCTGCTGCCCCCGCCCCACCCCCTGGAGCTGACGGCACTGCACCAGTCCGTCCTGGATGCCCTCTCCGGGGGCTACGGCCTGTTCTTCCGCCAGATCGCCGACCAGATCCGCGCCACCACCCACCCCGACGCCACCGACCCCCAGCTCGCCGACGCCGTCTGGGACCTGGCCTGGTCCGGCCGGCTCACCAACGACACCCTCGCCCCCATGCGTTCCCTGCTGGGCTCGGGCCGCACAGCAGGCTCCACGGCCCACCGCGCCAAACGCACCATCCCGCGCGGCCGCTACGGTTCGCTGACGGCCGCGGCGCGCCCCGCCTCCCGCAGCGGCCCGCCGACCGTCGCCGGCCGCTGGTCGCTGCTCCCCGCCCACGAGCCCGACCCCACCGTCCGCGCGCATGCTCTCGCCCGCACGCTCCTCGACCGGCACGGTGTGGTGACCCGGGGCGCGGTCGCCGCCGAGGGCGTCGAGGGCGGCTTCTCGGCGACGTACCGCATCCTGTCGGTCTTCGAGGAGAGCGGTCAGGCGCGACGCGGCTACGTCGTGGAAGGCCTCGGCGCCGCACAGTTCGCCATGGACGGCGCCGTGGACCGTCTGCGCGCCGTAGCAGCCGCCCGGGACCGCGGCGAGCCCCTGCCCGGCCCGAACACGGCCACGAACACCGGCACGGACAGAGGCACAGGCACGCCCAACGGCTTCGCCTTCCCCGACGGCCTCCCGTCCGACGACGCATGGGACCTTCCCGACCTCGACGCCGCGTTCTCGTCCCCCTTCGACGCCCCGAAGGCCCCCGCCGCGCCGGATGAGTACGTCTCCCCCCGGGACTTCGCCTCCCCGGGCGCCGGCGGCCCCCGGGGTGGCGGCTTCCCGACCGGCTCGGGCTTCCCCGGCCGTCCCGACCGCGGCCAGGCCCCCCACGGCCGCGGCCCCCACCGCACCACGTCCCGGGCCTCCCGCGCCGTCGTCCTCGCCGCCGCCGACCCGGCGAACGCGTATGGCGCAGCCCTGGGCTGGCCCGAGCCGCCGAGCGGCGCCGGGCACAAACCGGGCCGCAAGGCCGGTTCCCTGGTGGTGCTCGTCGACGGCGAGCTGACGCTCTACATGGAGCGCGGCGGCAAGACCCTGCTGGCCTGGCCCGCCACCCCGGACGGCGAGGACACGCCCGCCCACGACCCCCGACTGCACGCCGCCGCCGAGGCCCTCGCCGATGCGGCGCGCGCGGGCTCCCTCGGCACGGTCACGGTGGAGCGGGTCAACGGCGCCTCGGCCCTCACCTCCCCCATCGGCGCCCTCCTGGAAGGAGCGGGCTTCATCGCGACCCCACGGGGCCTACGGCTGCGCGCATGA
- a CDS encoding Fpg/Nei family DNA glycosylase — translation MPEGDTVWQAARRLHDALAGKVLTRFDLRVPKYATTDLTGRTVLDVTPRGKHLLTRIEGGLTLHSHLRMDGSWKVYAHDQRWTGGPAHQIRAILGTPDRTAVGYRLPVLDLLRTTDEERAVGHLGPDLLGPDWDPERALANLLTDPARPLGEALLDQRNLAGIGNVYKSELCFLLGATPWLPVGALPADRAGKLPGLAKRLLETNRDRPVRSTTGRRGQDLFVYGRAPRPCLRCGTPVCAADQGDGSRERPTYWCPTCQTGPAPAPGSSPTRRIRPRTTR, via the coding sequence ATGCCCGAAGGTGACACGGTCTGGCAGGCCGCGAGGCGACTGCACGACGCCCTCGCCGGCAAGGTACTGACCCGCTTCGACCTCCGCGTCCCCAAATACGCGACCACCGACCTCACCGGCCGCACCGTCCTTGACGTCACCCCGCGCGGCAAACACCTCCTCACCCGCATCGAAGGCGGCCTGACACTCCACTCGCATCTGCGGATGGACGGCTCCTGGAAGGTGTACGCGCACGACCAGCGCTGGACCGGCGGCCCCGCGCACCAGATCCGGGCGATCCTCGGCACCCCCGACCGCACCGCTGTCGGCTACCGCCTGCCCGTCCTCGACCTCCTGCGCACCACCGACGAAGAACGAGCCGTCGGCCACCTCGGCCCCGACCTGCTGGGCCCCGACTGGGACCCCGAGCGCGCCCTCGCCAACCTCCTCACGGACCCCGCCCGCCCCCTCGGCGAGGCCCTCCTCGACCAGCGCAACCTCGCCGGCATCGGCAATGTCTACAAGAGCGAACTCTGCTTCCTCCTCGGCGCCACCCCGTGGCTCCCCGTCGGGGCGCTCCCCGCCGACCGCGCCGGGAAACTGCCCGGCCTCGCCAAGAGACTGCTGGAGACCAACCGCGACCGCCCGGTCCGCAGCACGACGGGCCGCCGCGGCCAGGACCTGTTCGTGTACGGCCGCGCGCCCCGCCCCTGTCTGCGCTGCGGCACACCGGTGTGCGCGGCCGACCAGGGCGATGGTTCCCGCGAGCGCCCGACCTACTGGTGTCCCACCTGCCAGACAGGCCCCGCCCCCGCTCCGGGCTCCTCACCGACCCGCCGCATCCGTCCGCGCACCACCCGCTGA
- a CDS encoding SDR family NAD(P)-dependent oxidoreductase has protein sequence MAVKAYDLTGRTAFVTGAASGIGRACAVLLAQAGATVHGADRDAQGLHETATLIKDQGGTAHTHHLDVTDRVQIRQAVESCERLDVMAAVAGIMHSSPVLETRDEDLDRVLAVNFKGVLYACQEAARLMLARESGGSIVTMASGAVDTGGPGLLCYGVAKAAVVQLTKTLATEVGRYGIRVNAVAPGWIRTPMTDRHDAGTQAHTEALMSRMSPLGRVGEPEDIAHAVLHLASDASSFTTGQILRPNGGVAMPW, from the coding sequence ATGGCCGTGAAGGCGTACGACCTCACCGGACGCACCGCATTCGTCACCGGCGCCGCAAGCGGAATCGGCCGCGCCTGCGCCGTACTGCTCGCCCAGGCTGGCGCCACCGTGCACGGCGCCGACCGCGATGCACAGGGCCTGCACGAGACGGCGACCCTGATCAAGGACCAGGGCGGAACCGCACACACCCACCACCTCGACGTCACTGACCGCGTCCAGATCCGGCAGGCCGTCGAGTCCTGCGAGCGGCTGGACGTCATGGCGGCGGTCGCCGGGATCATGCACAGCAGCCCGGTCCTGGAGACCCGCGACGAGGACCTGGACCGGGTCCTGGCCGTCAACTTCAAGGGCGTGCTGTACGCCTGCCAGGAGGCGGCCCGGCTGATGCTGGCGCGCGAGAGCGGCGGCAGCATCGTCACCATGGCCTCGGGCGCCGTGGACACCGGCGGCCCCGGGCTGCTCTGCTACGGCGTCGCCAAGGCCGCCGTGGTCCAGTTGACGAAGACGCTCGCCACCGAGGTCGGCCGGTACGGCATCCGCGTCAACGCCGTCGCCCCGGGCTGGATCCGCACCCCCATGACCGACCGACACGACGCCGGCACACAGGCGCACACCGAGGCGCTCATGTCGCGCATGTCACCCCTGGGGCGGGTCGGCGAACCGGAGGACATCGCCCACGCCGTCCTCCATCTGGCCTCGGACGCCTCGTCGTTCACGACGGGCCAGATCCTCCGTCCGAACGGCGGAGTGGCCATGCCGTGGTAG
- a CDS encoding Dps family protein translates to MYVVKSPLSDADLKTVSEALQGALVDLVDLSLVAKQVHWNVVGPRFRSVHLQLDEVVDVARAHSDTVAERASALGVSPDGRAATVAAGSGIGAVSDGWVKDTDAVGTLVAALGAVITRMRERVAATGDPDPVSQDIFIGITADLEKHHWMFQAENA, encoded by the coding sequence ATGTACGTCGTGAAGAGTCCCCTGTCCGACGCCGACCTGAAGACCGTCTCCGAGGCACTGCAGGGCGCGCTCGTCGACCTGGTCGACCTGTCCCTCGTTGCCAAACAGGTCCACTGGAACGTCGTGGGGCCTCGCTTCCGGTCCGTGCACCTTCAGCTCGACGAGGTCGTGGACGTCGCCCGTGCCCACTCCGACACGGTGGCCGAGCGGGCCTCGGCGCTGGGTGTCTCGCCGGACGGGCGGGCCGCGACGGTGGCGGCAGGCAGCGGGATCGGCGCGGTGTCGGACGGCTGGGTCAAGGACACCGACGCGGTCGGGACGCTGGTCGCGGCGCTGGGCGCGGTCATCACCCGGATGCGGGAACGGGTGGCGGCCACAGGTGACCCGGATCCTGTGAGCCAGGACATCTTCATCGGGATCACCGCGGACCTGGAGAAGCATCACTGGATGTTCCAGGCGGAGAACGCGTGA
- a CDS encoding helix-turn-helix domain-containing protein: MILLRRLLGDVLRRQRQRQGRTLREVSSSARVSLGYLSEVERGQKEASSELLSAICDALDVRMSELMREVSDELALAELAQSAAATPSEPVPTSVRPMLGSVSVTGVPPERVTIKAPAEAVDVVAA; the protein is encoded by the coding sequence ATGATTCTGCTCCGTCGCCTGCTGGGTGACGTGCTGCGTCGGCAGCGCCAGCGCCAGGGCCGTACTCTGCGCGAAGTCTCCTCGTCCGCCCGAGTCTCACTCGGCTATCTCTCCGAGGTGGAGCGGGGGCAGAAGGAGGCTTCCTCCGAGCTGCTCTCCGCCATCTGCGACGCGCTGGACGTACGGATGTCCGAGCTCATGCGGGAAGTGAGCGACGAGCTCGCTCTCGCCGAGCTGGCCCAGTCTGCAGCGGCAACCCCCAGCGAGCCTGTGCCCACGTCGGTTCGTCCGATGCTGGGTTCCGTGTCGGTGACCGGTGTGCCACCGGAGCGGGTGACCATCAAGGCGCCCGCCGAGGCGGTGGACGTGGTCGCCGCGTGA
- a CDS encoding CinA family protein — MNSTATDVVRLLTVNGETLAVAESLTGGLVAAEITSVPGASKVFRGSVTAYATGLKHELLGVDAGLLAARGAVDAQVAAEMAAGVRRAFGADWGVATTGVAGPDPQDGQPVGTVFVAVDGPFGADSGSAAGGKVEALRLNGDRAEIRRESVRSVLALLLTELAGEHTGNERAQDTEQNGGF; from the coding sequence GTGAATTCCACGGCCACCGACGTGGTGCGACTACTCACAGTGAACGGAGAGACGCTCGCCGTGGCCGAGTCGCTGACCGGTGGTCTGGTGGCGGCGGAGATCACATCGGTTCCGGGGGCGTCCAAGGTCTTCCGGGGTTCGGTCACCGCCTACGCCACTGGCCTCAAGCACGAGCTGCTCGGCGTCGACGCCGGTCTGCTGGCCGCTCGCGGAGCGGTGGACGCGCAGGTGGCGGCAGAGATGGCGGCCGGCGTGCGCAGGGCGTTCGGCGCCGACTGGGGCGTCGCTACGACCGGGGTGGCCGGTCCCGATCCTCAGGACGGGCAGCCGGTCGGAACGGTCTTCGTGGCCGTGGACGGTCCGTTCGGGGCGGATTCCGGTTCCGCCGCTGGCGGAAAAGTGGAGGCCCTGCGGTTGAACGGCGACCGGGCGGAAATTCGTAGAGAGAGTGTACGGAGCGTACTCGCACTGCTCCTGACAGAGCTGGCGGGCGAACACACCGGGAACGAGCGGGCACAGGATACGGAACAGAACGGGGGGTTTTGA
- the pgsA gene encoding CDP-diacylglycerol--glycerol-3-phosphate 3-phosphatidyltransferase: protein MTGVPASAAGGSSQAKSSAVPASPVSGPASDASDASDVPFAAVDGQEAGRPPRGAKLAAAAVNQASVWNIANLLTMLRLVLVPGFVALMLADGGYDPAWRSLAWAAFAVAMITDLFDGHLARTYDLVTDFGKIADPIADKAIMGAALICLSSLGDLPWWVTIVILGRELGITLLRFLVIRYGVIPASRGGKLKTLTQGVAVGMYVLALTGWLATLRWWVMAAAVVLTVVTGLDYVRQAIVLRRQGIAERRAASEETEA from the coding sequence ATGACGGGTGTTCCGGCATCGGCTGCGGGCGGCTCCTCGCAGGCCAAGAGCAGCGCCGTGCCCGCAAGCCCGGTCTCCGGCCCGGCCTCCGACGCGTCCGATGCCTCCGACGTCCCATTTGCCGCCGTCGACGGCCAGGAGGCCGGCAGGCCCCCGCGGGGTGCGAAGCTGGCGGCCGCCGCCGTCAACCAGGCGAGCGTCTGGAACATCGCCAATCTGCTGACCATGCTTCGGCTGGTCCTGGTGCCCGGCTTCGTCGCGCTGATGCTGGCCGACGGCGGCTACGACCCGGCGTGGCGTTCGCTCGCCTGGGCGGCCTTCGCCGTCGCCATGATCACCGACCTGTTCGACGGGCACCTGGCACGGACGTATGACCTCGTCACCGACTTCGGGAAGATCGCCGACCCCATCGCCGACAAGGCGATCATGGGAGCGGCGCTGATCTGTCTCTCCTCGCTCGGCGACCTGCCGTGGTGGGTGACGATCGTGATCCTCGGCCGGGAACTCGGGATCACGCTGCTGCGTTTTCTGGTCATCAGGTACGGCGTCATCCCGGCGAGCCGGGGCGGCAAGCTCAAGACGCTCACCCAGGGCGTGGCCGTCGGGATGTACGTCCTGGCGCTGACGGGGTGGCTGGCCACCCTGAGGTGGTGGGTGATGGCCGCGGCGGTCGTGCTGACCGTGGTGACCGGACTCGACTACGTAAGACAGGCCATTGTGCTGCGCAGGCAGGGAATCGCCGAGCGTCGGGCCGCGTCGGAGGAGACGGAAGCGTGA